The genomic interval AATAAGGAACTGGAACAGTTTGCCTACGCAGCGGCACATGACATGAAGGAGCCGCTCAGGAAGATCCAGTTTTACAATAATTATATTTTCGATGTTGCCGGCCCGCAACTGCCGGAGAAAGCCCAGGAATATTTGAACCGGTCTATCAGTGCAGCCTCCCGGATGCGTGGGCTCATTGACGATCTGCTGACGTATTCCCAGGCGTCGTCCTTCTCACAGGAAATGGTGGAGACAGACCTCAATGCCATTATCGATGAGGTGATATCTTCCCATCATGACACCATTGAGAAAAATGATGTGATCATTGAGGTTGATCGCCTCCCCGTTATGCGCGTTATTCCCTTCCAGTTCGCCCAACTGTTTGATAATCTGCTGGGAAATGCCCTGAAATACCGTAGTGTGGAACGCCAGCCGCATATCACCATTAGTGTTGAAAAAATGACAACACTCCCCGAAGGCATAAATGCAGCGTCTTCCGGGGCCTGTTATTACAGGTTTTCGCTGACTGACAATGGCATTGGTTTCCAGTCTGACTATACAGACAAATTGTTTGAGCTTTTCCAGCGATTACATAGTCAACCCGGTATTACCGGCTCAGGAATAGGGCTGGCTATCTGCAAGAAGATTGTATTGAACCACCATGGCGTTATTAAGGCATACGGCAATCCCGGGCAGGGGGCCAGGTTTGATATTTATATTCCCTGCGAATAAGCGCTTAGCTGTTGCCCGCTTCCAGCATTTGCATGGCGATGCTGTTTAATTCCTCTATTCTGGTAGGCTTCACGAAATACTGAAGCGCGCCTTTCTCCATACAGCTCCTGACATGTTCAGGCTGGTTGGAAGTGCTCCATACTACTTTAGGGATAGATTGGAGACGAGGGATGTCCTGGATCTTCTCCAGTACCTCTATTGCATTGAAAATCGGCATTTTATAGTCAAAAATGAGCAGTTCCGGTAAACAGTTGTCCGGGCAGTTGAGTAGATATTCAACGGCTTGTTGCCCATTCACCACCGAATGAATGTCCGCTGTTGGGTCAAGTCTTAAAATTGCATCTTTCAGAATTTCCTGGTCTTCAGGATCATCGTCTGCTAAAAAAATAATTTTAGCCTTACTATCCATATTCTTTGTTACAGTTTTACAGTATTTAAATTAACAGATTCTTTTTTAAATAAAGCGTTTTCCTGGCAAGATTGTTTGCCGGAATGCCATGACGGTGAATTCGCTATATCCCGGCGGGATGTATTCTGTGCTTTTACTACTGGCAGAGTCCGGCGCCACCGGAAATAATTTGAGCCTTATGCCGGTTGAGCGGACACCCGTATATAAGTCTTTTTTGATTTGTAAAGTGTTTCTATGATCTTCCGTGGATTTTTCCATTCAAACAGGTGAATCACCCAAACTGTGAACCTGATCAGTTTTCCCGCAGGCTTTAACAACCCTGCTGCAAGTTTCCGGATGTTGGTATCCCTGGCCGCAATACATGCGGTATATTCTGCTCCTTTCTTGCCTGATAATTCTTCAGCGAAGCTCCAGGCGCCATCCCGCGCATTACTGATGCTGAACTGGATCAGGATAGACTGGTCATTGCCGGCATTTAACCCTAAAAGTGACAGGAAGGGAGATATGCGGTTGATCTCTGAAATGACCTCTCCTGTCAGAGAACCGAGGATGTTATTGATGGCATTGAAATCTTTACGGATAAGCTCAATATCCTGATCGCCTGCAGTTTCAACCGCTGCAATGCCCAGGTCCAGGTTAATGTGGGCGTTCATACCCAGCAGGAGTTGTTGCAGTACCAGTACGGAGGCTTTCTTTGTGCCTTCAAAAGCGGTAAGCCAGGAGCCGCTGGGACGCTGATTGTTTTTGTATTGTGTGACCGCTTCCAGGTAACGGTTGGCAAAGATGACGTCCAGCTTTTCCATGCGTGCGCCATCTTCGAATTCATTATTGAGGATGCCTTCCTTAACGCGGACGGTGACTTTGTGGTAGAGGGCTGCGAAGTAGCCAAGCCTGTTGTTTGTGTGTATAGCGGAGGTGATAATTTCTTCCAGTTGCTCAATGACTTCGTTGATCGTGCGGGCGGCCATGATAAGTATTTTGGGATAGCAGTAAATGGCCGTAAATGTAAAGTATTTTCATAAGAAAAGGGTTAACCGGAAGGTAGAAACCTTCCTGGCGTAACCCTCTCCATTACAAGACTTACAACACTTATCCAGCGATAAATGTGAATGAGTGTATAATAATTTCAACTTCCTGCTGATTAGATGGTGCATTACCGTTAAACAGCCAGAGGTTCATGTGTACTGGTAAAGATAAGGTGCTTACATTATATCCGGATGGCGTTGTCCATGGGAAGAATGAATTGGCTTCATCCAGGTTGTGACCATGATAGCCCTTGTAAGACACTGCGCTGCTGGTGCGTGTGAACTTATAGGAACTATAAGTGCCGTTCAGCCCCAGCTCATAGGTCTGTGATACATTACCTGAGCCGGAAGCGGGATACACGGTATAATTGAAGTTATTCCATGCATTGTTTCCCCAGCGGGCAAACTCGATGTCTACCTCATGGTGGCCGTCATCACCTGCTTTGTAATTGAACAGGCCCAGTACGATGTTTTTGTCCAGTTTATCAACAGCGCCTTCTATTTTCCATATATAAGAACCGTACCCGAAATTTTGCAGGGAAGTTACCTCAGCGCATAACCACCTGCCGGTAGCCGCATCTTTCCTGATCTTCAGATGCAGGTGCCCTTCGCTGTCTACCCATACATTGCTGGAACTCCAGTAGTTAGGGCCGGGACCAGAAGAGCCCTGGTCTCTTACTTCCCAGGTATAACCGCTGAAACTAAGGGTAGTGGCAGCCTTACGGGCCCCGCCATCTGCGGTTGCAGTTGTCAATGAGGTATCAGTTTTCGTGGCAGCTTCTTTGCTGCAGCTTGTAAAAATGGCTAATGCCGCAATAATGATTGTGAGCTTTTGCATAAAATAATGGTTTATTTTAAGGATCTAAAATTTTGGCATGCCAGTATTATGACATTTGGAGAAGGGGTATACTTTGATGCAAATGAGAAATTTTTTTATGAAAATAGCAGGCATTCATTTACAATAAGTTATAAGTCCGGGTATCATAAGGTAATAAACAGGACCGTGTACATGATGGTTTTACACTGATGAATAGTTGCTGTATGTAATTGCGGATGACCGGATGCTATTAGCTTCACCCCGCTATCTGCCATGCTTAGTTTTGCACGGAAGTGTGTAACCATCCCGGGTACCTGTGTTAAAAATCCAACTGCTGAAGCCCCAATAAACATGATATGTCCTGTATTAACCTGGTTACTGTTGCTGCTACCAGCGATACAGCAGACGACCTGCATGCGAATCGGCAAAGGCTGTATCCAATCCATTATTTCGACATGTCTGTATGCACAATTATGGAGTAGCAACTGTAAATGCCTAGACTTGTAAACGGCTCAATGTCTCTCTTGATACACCGATATATGCAGCAATAAGGGCTTTAGGTACACGCTGGAACAGGGAGGGATATTGTTCGAGCAATTGCTGGTACCTCGATTGGGCATCATTCTTCAATAGGGCCATTACTCTTTTCTGCATGCTGACAAATCCGGCCGTGATCTTCAGGCGGCAAAAACGTTCGAACTGGTGTATCTCATCGCATAGTCGTTGCCTGTCGGCGTACGATATGTATAGCAACTCCACATCTTCCAGGCACTGGATAATAAAGGACGATTTACCATCGGTATGTAATGCTGTATAATCAGACACCCACCAGTTTTCCATGGAGAATTGCAGGATATGTTCCTTCCCGCTGTCATCGATCGTGAAGGTTTTCAGTAATCCTTTTAACACGAAATACTCGTGGTTAACAATATCTCCTGGCTGAAGGATGATGGAATGTTTTTTAAATTTCCTTGGATGATAACAGGAACCTATACGCTCAGCTTCCGCATCGGTCAATTTGACTAACTCCTCAAAGTGTTTTCTAAGCGCAGGATGCATACAGATCTGTTGAATGGATCAAACTTAACAAAAAATATGGTGTGATCTACATCACATCAAATGTGTGAGCCAGGTCCTTGGGTGGTGGACCCGCATGAACCTAGCTTTGTAAAAAAAACAAATATATGAAAACGAAGATCAAATGTGTGGCAGCATTCCTGGGCTTGATAGCATTGGCTTTTTCCAGTATGACGGTAAACGCCCAGAACAAAAAGTCTAAGAAGGTGCTGATGGTAGTGACCTCTTTTCAAACGGTGAACGCTGATGTAAAAACCGGTCTCTGGATGGAAGAATTTGCTGCTCCTTATTATTATCTCGTAGAACATGGAGTGCAGGTAACAGTGGCTTCTCCTAAAGGAGGAAAGACGCCTATTGATTCAGCAAGTATCAGCGAACAGCTGATCGCACCTGTTTCAAAAAGGGCACTGAATGATCCGGAAGCACAGCGATGGTTGAACAATACTGTTAAACTCAGCACCGTAAAGGCAAAGGATTATGACGCTGTATTCTACCCCGGCGGCCATGGACCCACCTGGGACATGCCTGACAATGCAACCTCCATTGCTTTGATCCAGTCATTTGTAGAACAGCAGAAGCCAACTGCTTTTGTTTGTCATTCTGCTGCCGCCTTGAAAAATGTAAAGACCAAAACCGGGGAATACCTGCTGAAAGGTAAAACTGTTACAGGCTATTCCAACGATGAGGAAACAGCAGGACAAACAGGCGCAAAAGCCGCTTTCCCGCTGGAAGACATGCTGAGAGAACGTGGTGCCAACTATCAAAAGGCAGCCGAAAAATGGACCTCTTTTACCGTGCAGGATGGTTTACTGATCACAGGTGAAAACCCAGCTTCATCGGAGGCTACAGCAGAAAAACTGGTGGCTGCGCTTAATATTAAAATTAAATAACCTGCCTGCCAGTTTTTAAGTATACCGGGCGGCCTGCAGGTAGCCCGGTATACCAGGTCTGACCGTTAACGTGAACAAGTAAATATGAACTTCACTGTTATAAATAGATTCGGGAGTATACCCTTTTATTGAGAGAATGATGTAAGTGGTTCCTGAACCGGGGCAGGTATTGCCTGAAGGGCAGCAGCGTATAAATATGCTGGACCGGGTTAGGCGAGGATTGAGTATATTCCCGATTAGATTGTGTGTAAACAAAAAGCTGTCATCTATGATAGCTTTTTGTTTTTTATCTTGTATACCATCAACCCTTCAAAATACCACGTGCTATGAAAATGTTAACTGTATTACTATCCATTTTGATCTGTGCCCATCATCTGGTACAGGCCACCAGTCTTCCTGACTACCTTACTGTTACACTCAGAAATGCCAAGAGTAATAAGTACCTGGAAGTTAGCGGTGATCCCCTCCGGAACGAGAAATATAAAGACAGCGTTGCCCTGCAGCAATGGGAACTCTCGATTTCCCGCGGCGATACGGACCGCTGGCAGAAATGGCATTTGATCTATCAGATCACTGTTAACGGTACCAGGTACTATCATATCCGTAACCTGCACAGCGGTAAACTGGCCGATGCGAATGGAACCATTGTTCAACAGCTGGCAGCGCTTCCACAAACAAGTGACAGGCAGCTATGGAGATTGGAAGACAAGGGCAACGGACGATATATGATATTCAATAAAGGCAGCGGACTGGCTTTATCACTGGAAGGAGGAGCGACGGGGAACGGCGTGAAAGTGATTCTCGACAGACTAAATACTGATGGCAGGCAATCCTGGATGCTCAGCGTAATTGCAAACGATACCTATCGTGATGATGAGGTGGTGCGTTTCTTTAACCGGAATAATACCACACAAGGTTCAGCCGCTTTCGATCAGGGAAATAGTATTCCGCTCATCTGGGGCGCTAATAACGGAAAAGTGCTTTGGGTAACGCAGGATGCCTGGGATGGCGTTCAGCTGCAATCCAATAACATGTTCCGGTGTGGCGATTTCCACAGGTATAGTAATTCCGTGTTGATCCAGCCGGCCAGAGCAGATTGGAACCCGGAGCATACGCCGAATATGACCATCAATAGCAGTACTTCCGGTAAGCCCCGGCAGGTGTTCAATATACAGCCAGGTACCTCCTGGAGCTGGGCTGGTCCGGGCATAGAGATCAATGATAAGGTGTATGTGCATTGCGGGGAAGGACAAGGGTTGGATATTACCGGGCAGTCGCTTTACCAACTAACACAGAGCACAGGCACTGAATGGAAAGTGGAGCGTAACATGCCGAACGGATTGGATAGCCAGAAGATCATCACTTATTCCTGTGGTATGGTGAAGCCGGGAGATGGATATGTGTATGTTTTTGGTAAGGAGGGTATCAGCTTCAACTATGCGAGTTATGTGCATGTGGCCAGGTTCCCCGAGGGCAATCCGCTGCTATGGGAGTATTATAATGGGAGCGGATGGACGGGGCGTCCCAGTCCGGGAAGTACAGCTAGAATTGCGGATGGGAGAGGAACTGTGAGCGTTGCTTACCTGAATGGTAAATATATCCTGATGACGATGGATCAGGGTTTTGATTGTGACACTGCCAGGAATATTTACATCGCTACTGCCAGTTCCCCGACAGGGCCGTTTTCAGGGGAAACGCTGGTATACACTATCAAAGAATATTTTAAAGGACAATATGCACGATACTATACACCTGTTATTCATCCGGAGTTTGACAATGGCAGAAATGAACTGCTGTTGTCTTATTGTCTGAACTTTTCGGCGTGTAAGCTGGAATCCTGCGAAGGGGAGTGGCTGGATCCTTATTATTACCGGGTAAAAGGAATAAGGGTACCATATGCAAAGATCGGCCTTTGATTATCGTCTGCTACCGGATACTGGTTTTGCAGCAATGAAATAGCATATGGCTAAATAAACCGCTGCATAAACAAGGATATATAAGTCGGAGGCACTGCGATAATAAGACCAACTGGAAGGCAGATAATCCCTGGAGAAGCTGGTAAAAAAGACATATATAGCTTCCCTGAAGAGGCAGAATGTGTAAACCGCGATCAGCATCAATGTAAAGAAGACAGATCGCCGCAGCTTGGGGAAAAACGTTAAGAGGCCGGCCGCCAGGTGAAGAGCGCCGATCGGCACTAAACTGGTGGTATTAGCGCTATGTGCCGGGGCTTTGCGAAGGTCAATGGCCAGGAATACAAGCATAAGAATACCAGCAAGTGCCACAATAATGTTTGCAGTGGACAGGTATCTGGGC from Chitinophaga filiformis carries:
- a CDS encoding glycoside hydrolase family 16 protein, encoding MQKLTIIIAALAIFTSCSKEAATKTDTSLTTATADGGARKAATTLSFSGYTWEVRDQGSSGPGPNYWSSSNVWVDSEGHLHLKIRKDAATGRWLCAEVTSLQNFGYGSYIWKIEGAVDKLDKNIVLGLFNYKAGDDGHHEVDIEFARWGNNAWNNFNYTVYPASGSGNVSQTYELGLNGTYSSYKFTRTSSAVSYKGYHGHNLDEANSFFPWTTPSGYNVSTLSLPVHMNLWLFNGNAPSNQQEVEIIIHSFTFIAG
- a CDS encoding Crp/Fnr family transcriptional regulator, which codes for MHPALRKHFEELVKLTDAEAERIGSCYHPRKFKKHSIILQPGDIVNHEYFVLKGLLKTFTIDDSGKEHILQFSMENWWVSDYTALHTDGKSSFIIQCLEDVELLYISYADRQRLCDEIHQFERFCRLKITAGFVSMQKRVMALLKNDAQSRYQQLLEQYPSLFQRVPKALIAAYIGVSRETLSRLQV
- a CDS encoding DUF5995 family protein, producing MAARTINEVIEQLEEIITSAIHTNNRLGYFAALYHKVTVRVKEGILNNEFEDGARMEKLDVIFANRYLEAVTQYKNNQRPSGSWLTAFEGTKKASVLVLQQLLLGMNAHINLDLGIAAVETAGDQDIELIRKDFNAINNILGSLTGEVISEINRISPFLSLLGLNAGNDQSILIQFSISNARDGAWSFAEELSGKKGAEYTACIAARDTNIRKLAAGLLKPAGKLIRFTVWVIHLFEWKNPRKIIETLYKSKKTYIRVSAQPA
- a CDS encoding type 1 glutamine amidotransferase domain-containing protein, encoding MKTKIKCVAAFLGLIALAFSSMTVNAQNKKSKKVLMVVTSFQTVNADVKTGLWMEEFAAPYYYLVEHGVQVTVASPKGGKTPIDSASISEQLIAPVSKRALNDPEAQRWLNNTVKLSTVKAKDYDAVFYPGGHGPTWDMPDNATSIALIQSFVEQQKPTAFVCHSAAALKNVKTKTGEYLLKGKTVTGYSNDEETAGQTGAKAAFPLEDMLRERGANYQKAAEKWTSFTVQDGLLITGENPASSEATAEKLVAALNIKIK
- a CDS encoding response regulator, which gives rise to MDSKAKIIFLADDDPEDQEILKDAILRLDPTADIHSVVNGQQAVEYLLNCPDNCLPELLIFDYKMPIFNAIEVLEKIQDIPRLQSIPKVVWSTSNQPEHVRSCMEKGALQYFVKPTRIEELNSIAMQMLEAGNS
- a CDS encoding RICIN domain-containing protein; the encoded protein is MKMLTVLLSILICAHHLVQATSLPDYLTVTLRNAKSNKYLEVSGDPLRNEKYKDSVALQQWELSISRGDTDRWQKWHLIYQITVNGTRYYHIRNLHSGKLADANGTIVQQLAALPQTSDRQLWRLEDKGNGRYMIFNKGSGLALSLEGGATGNGVKVILDRLNTDGRQSWMLSVIANDTYRDDEVVRFFNRNNTTQGSAAFDQGNSIPLIWGANNGKVLWVTQDAWDGVQLQSNNMFRCGDFHRYSNSVLIQPARADWNPEHTPNMTINSSTSGKPRQVFNIQPGTSWSWAGPGIEINDKVYVHCGEGQGLDITGQSLYQLTQSTGTEWKVERNMPNGLDSQKIITYSCGMVKPGDGYVYVFGKEGISFNYASYVHVARFPEGNPLLWEYYNGSGWTGRPSPGSTARIADGRGTVSVAYLNGKYILMTMDQGFDCDTARNIYIATASSPTGPFSGETLVYTIKEYFKGQYARYYTPVIHPEFDNGRNELLLSYCLNFSACKLESCEGEWLDPYYYRVKGIRVPYAKIGL